From the Odocoileus virginianus isolate 20LAN1187 ecotype Illinois chromosome 21, Ovbor_1.2, whole genome shotgun sequence genome, one window contains:
- the FABP2 gene encoding fatty acid-binding protein, intestinal, with the protein MAFDGTWKVDRNENYEKFMEKMGINVVKRKLAAHDNLKLIITQEGNKFTVKESSTFRSIEIIFELGVTFNYSLADGTELSGAWTLEGDKLVGKFKRLDNGNELNTVREIIGGEMVQTYTYEGVEAKRIFKKE; encoded by the exons ATGGCGTTTGATGGTACTTGGAAGGTAGACCGAAATGAGAACTATGAAAAGTTCATGGAAAAAATGG GTATTAATGTGGTGAAAAGGAAGCTTGCAGCTCATGATAATTTGAAACTGATAATCAcacaagaaggaaataaattcacAGTCAAAGAATCAAGCACTTTTCGAAGCATCGAAATTATTTTTGAGCTTGGTGTCACTTTTAATTACAGCCTCGCAGATGGAACTGAACTCAGT GGGGCTTGGACCCTGGAGGGAGATAAACTTGTCGGAAAATTTAAACGGTTGGACAACGGAAATGAACTAAATACTGTCCGAGAAATTATAGGTGGCGAAATGGTCCAG ACTTACACATATGAAGGTGTGGAAGCCAAGAGGATTTTCAAAAAGGAATGA